A stretch of Telopea speciosissima isolate NSW1024214 ecotype Mountain lineage chromosome 11, Tspe_v1, whole genome shotgun sequence DNA encodes these proteins:
- the LOC122644868 gene encoding uncharacterized protein LOC122644868 has product MSFVSNNSFASLMENEVECYRCGYFGHISRECMIVIPPQMQQLRDVKQMVTPMQSKKKARKAPKKQSKKKFQGVSKRVWVEKGRDDIEDTSLVVQTAFKAQDKVKTTDVLYVTGLKHNLLSASQICDKGHNVLFNKSGCEFRHVGNGKLIAAGTRTSGNLYTLTESIEASCLMGQEEEQWMTWVQFMKHKSEAFDRFKVFKNQVENETGRKLQCLRSDKGGAYTWSEFDNYCFEHGNKRQTSATKTPQQNGVAERKNRLV; this is encoded by the exons ATGAGTTTTGTTAGCAATAATTCATTTGCATCGTTGATGGAAAATGAGGTTGAATGCTACAGATGTGGTTATTTTGGTCATATTTCCAGAGAGTGTATGATAGTCATTCCTCCACAGATGCAACAACTCAGAGATGTCAAACAGATGGTTACCCCAATGCAAAGcaaaaagaaagcaagaaaggCACCAAAGAAACAATCTAAGAAGAAATTCCAAGGTGTGAGTAAGAGAGTTTGGgtagagaagggaagagatgaCATTGAAGACACCTCCCTTGTGGTTCAGACAGCTTTCAAGGCTCAAGACAA AGTAAAAACAACTGATGTCTTGTATGTTACTGGGTTGAAGCACAATCTACTAAGTGCCAGTCAAATATGTGACAAGGGACACAATGTACTCTTCAACAAATCTGGTTGTGAATTCAGACATGTAGGCAATGGCAAACTAATTGCAGCTGGTACAAGGACATCAGGCAACTTGTATACTTTGACAGAAAGTATTGAAGCATCCTGTTTGATGGGACAGGAGGAAGAACAATG GATGACTTGGGTTCAATTCATGAAGCACAAATCTGAGGCATTTGACAGATTCAAGGTTTTCAAGAACCAAGTTGAGAATGAGACAGGAAGGAAACTGCAGTGTCTGAGATCAGATAAAGGGGGTGCATACACATGGTCTGAGTTTGATAATTATTGTTTTGAGCATGGCAATAAAAGACAAACATCAGCTACAAAAACACCTCAACAAAACGGTgttgcagaaaggaaaaacagacTAGTATAA
- the LOC122644870 gene encoding secreted RxLR effector protein 161-like, protein MSMLGELTLFLGLHISQLKEGIFISQAKDVKEMLKRFSMEDCKPVCTPMMTSCKLSKEDNSPSVDHTLYRSMIGNLLYLTASRPDILQAVCMVARFQADPKQSHVAAVNRIFRYLRGTVEHGLWYPNSKSFDLKAYSDANWACCVDERKSTNGGAFYLGNSLVAWHSKKQESVSLSIAEAEYLQRRHVVHRSSG, encoded by the coding sequence ATGAGTATGCTAGGAGAACTTACATTGTTTCTTGGTCTCCATATCAGTCAACTGAAGGAAGGGATATTTATCTCACAGGCCAAAGACGTGAAGGAGATGTTAAAAAGGTTCTCTATGGAAGATTGTAAACCAGTGTGTACCCCTATGATGACAAGTTGCAAGCTGAGTAAGGAAGATAATTCACCATCAGTAGACCACACTTTGTATCGGTCTATGATTGGCAACCTCTTATACTTGACAGCATCAAGACCAGATATATTGCAGGCTGTGTGCATGGTAGCAAGATTTCAGGCTGATCCCAAGCAAAGTCACGTTGCTGCAGTAAATCGGATATTTCGATATCTTAGAGGTACTGTAGAGCATGGGTTATGGTACCCAAATAGCAAGTCCTTTGACTTGAAGGCCTACTCAGATGCAAATTGGGCATGCTGTGTTGATGAGAGGAAGAGCACCAATGGCGGTGCATTCTACTTGGGTAATAGCTTGGTTGcatggcatagcaagaagcaagAGTCCGTTTCACTGTCTATAGCTGAGGCGGAGTATTTGCAGCGTCGACATGTTGTACACAGATCCTCTGGATGA